The following proteins come from a genomic window of Polaribacter dokdonensis:
- a CDS encoding efflux RND transporter permease subunit, with product MLNKSIKFLIENKLVSVLLLVLFVGWGTVNAPFNWDTGFLPSDPVAVDAIPDIGENQQIVFTKWDGRSPQDIEDQITYPLTTSLLGIPGVKTIRSSSMFGFSSIYIIFEEDIEFYWSRSRILEKLNSLPSGLLPSDVNPALGPDATGLGQIYWYTLEGRDEKGTVTGGWDLHELRSIQDYYVKYALSSASGVSEVASIGGYVQEYQVDVNPELMRQYNIGLHHVVKAVKESNKDIGAQTLEINQAEYLVRGLGYVKSISDIENAVVTSEDYTSIRLKDIGKVSLGPATRRGLLDKEGAEVVGAVVVARYGANPMEVINNVKEKINELSAGLPSKVLADGRTSQVTIVPFYDRTELIQETLGTLNEALILEILITILVIIIMVFNLRASVLISGLLPVAVLMVFIAMKLFGVDANIVALSGIAIAIGTMVDVGVILSENIIRHLNEENGKLSINTVVYNATAEVSGAIITAVMTTIISFIPVFTMIGAEGKLFRPLAFTKTFALTASIIVALFLIPPFAAFLFRKKNLKSHLKYVLNGVLIVLGIVAIGSGYWLGLILIAFGITAGLNLQNKITDKQANLINIIISASAIVFLLAEYWRPLGVDKSIFWNLIFVSIICFGLLGIFSLFIKYYTRILRWCLNNKLLFLSVPTAIVIAGVFIMKNTGKEFMPSLNEGSFLLMPTSMPHSGVEENKRVLQQLDMAVASIPEIETVVGKAGRTESALDPAPLSMYENIIQYKPEYMLNENGQRQRYKVNDDDMYELKDGRFIANPNTIENVTLSAVERSQLIPDDDGEFYRNWRPEIKSPDDIWNEIVRVTKLPGVTSSPKLQPIETRLVMLQTGMRAPMGIKVKGQDLKQIEAFGVQLENIIKQAEGVKKEAVFADRIVGKPYLLIDINREKIARYGISIQDVQDVLKVAVGGMVLTQTVEGRERYGVRVRYPRELRANPTDLQQIYVPVEKGSPVPLSELATIRYEQGPQVIKSEDTFLVGYVLFDKLDGFAEVSVVENAQALIQEKIDSGEFIVPKGINYAFTGTYENQLRAEKTLSVVVPLALAIIFLILYFQFRSVGTSLMVFTGIAVAFAGGFIMIWLYGQGWFLNFNVAGENMRDLFQMHPINLSVAVWVGFIALFGIATDDGVVMATYLTQTFDRNTPENKKEIRASIVEAGEKRIRPCLMTTATTILALLPVLTSTGRGSDIMIPMAIPSFGGMLIALITLFVVPVLYCWKAEFQLKRTVK from the coding sequence ATGCTCAATAAAAGCATCAAATTTTTAATAGAAAACAAACTCGTATCAGTTCTGCTACTCGTTCTTTTTGTAGGATGGGGAACGGTTAATGCACCATTTAATTGGGATACAGGTTTCTTACCAAGTGATCCAGTTGCTGTAGATGCAATACCAGATATAGGTGAAAACCAACAAATTGTATTTACAAAGTGGGATGGTCGTTCACCTCAAGATATAGAAGACCAAATTACCTACCCATTAACTACTTCATTATTGGGTATCCCAGGTGTCAAAACTATACGTAGTTCTTCTATGTTTGGCTTTTCAAGCATCTATATCATTTTTGAAGAAGACATAGAGTTTTACTGGAGTCGAAGTAGAATCCTAGAAAAACTAAATTCATTACCTAGTGGATTACTCCCAAGCGATGTAAATCCTGCATTGGGCCCAGATGCGACAGGCTTAGGTCAAATATACTGGTACACTTTAGAAGGTAGAGATGAAAAAGGAACTGTAACTGGTGGTTGGGATTTACACGAACTAAGAAGTATTCAAGATTACTATGTTAAATATGCCTTATCTTCTGCAAGTGGTGTTTCTGAGGTAGCTTCAATTGGTGGTTATGTTCAAGAATATCAAGTGGACGTAAATCCAGAACTAATGCGTCAGTATAATATTGGATTGCATCACGTTGTAAAAGCTGTTAAGGAAAGTAATAAGGATATTGGTGCACAGACTTTGGAAATTAACCAAGCCGAATATTTAGTTCGTGGTTTGGGTTATGTGAAATCCATTTCAGACATCGAAAATGCAGTAGTCACTTCAGAAGATTATACTTCAATTAGGTTAAAGGATATTGGTAAAGTTTCATTAGGTCCTGCAACAAGACGTGGATTATTAGATAAAGAAGGCGCAGAGGTTGTTGGTGCTGTTGTGGTAGCTCGTTATGGCGCAAACCCAATGGAAGTTATCAATAACGTAAAGGAAAAAATTAATGAATTAAGTGCTGGATTACCTTCAAAAGTATTAGCGGATGGTAGAACCTCACAAGTTACCATAGTGCCTTTTTATGACAGAACAGAACTGATACAAGAAACATTAGGAACACTTAATGAAGCCTTAATTCTTGAAATATTGATTACCATTTTAGTAATAATTATTATGGTGTTTAACCTTCGAGCTTCCGTACTAATTTCTGGACTGTTACCTGTTGCAGTTTTAATGGTATTTATTGCAATGAAACTCTTTGGTGTAGATGCCAACATTGTCGCATTATCTGGTATTGCAATTGCTATCGGAACAATGGTCGATGTTGGAGTGATACTTTCAGAGAACATCATTCGTCATCTAAATGAAGAAAATGGAAAACTATCAATAAATACCGTAGTTTACAATGCAACCGCAGAAGTTTCTGGTGCAATTATTACTGCTGTTATGACAACTATTATTAGTTTTATTCCTGTATTTACAATGATTGGTGCGGAAGGTAAACTATTCAGGCCATTAGCCTTCACAAAAACTTTTGCATTAACAGCATCTATAATAGTAGCGTTGTTTTTAATTCCACCCTTTGCTGCATTTTTATTCAGAAAGAAAAATCTTAAATCACACCTTAAATATGTTTTAAATGGCGTTTTAATAGTATTAGGTATCGTAGCCATAGGCTCTGGGTATTGGTTAGGATTGATATTAATTGCTTTTGGAATTACAGCAGGTCTCAATCTTCAAAATAAGATAACAGACAAGCAAGCAAATCTTATCAATATTATTATTTCAGCATCAGCAATAGTATTCTTGTTAGCAGAATATTGGAGACCATTAGGAGTGGATAAAAGCATTTTCTGGAATCTTATTTTCGTTAGTATTATTTGCTTTGGTTTATTAGGTATTTTCTCATTATTCATAAAATACTACACACGCATTTTAAGGTGGTGTTTAAATAATAAATTGCTCTTTTTGTCTGTCCCAACAGCTATTGTAATTGCAGGTGTTTTCATTATGAAAAATACAGGCAAAGAATTTATGCCATCGTTAAATGAAGGTTCTTTTTTATTAATGCCAACTTCGATGCCACACTCTGGTGTAGAAGAAAACAAGCGTGTTTTACAACAGTTAGATATGGCAGTAGCCAGTATTCCAGAGATTGAAACCGTAGTTGGTAAAGCAGGTAGAACAGAATCAGCTTTAGACCCAGCACCACTATCAATGTATGAAAATATCATTCAGTACAAACCAGAGTATATGCTGAATGAAAACGGACAACGCCAACGCTACAAAGTCAATGATGATGATATGTATGAATTGAAAGATGGACGATTCATCGCAAATCCAAATACTATTGAAAATGTCACCTTGAGCGCAGTCGAAAGGTCTCAACTCATTCCAGACGATGATGGCGAGTTCTACCGTAATTGGCGACCAGAAATAAAATCACCAGACGATATTTGGAATGAAATTGTAAGAGTCACAAAACTCCCTGGTGTTACATCTTCACCAAAACTACAACCTATTGAAACCCGATTAGTGATGCTTCAAACAGGTATGCGAGCACCAATGGGTATTAAAGTAAAAGGTCAAGATTTAAAGCAGATTGAAGCGTTTGGTGTGCAATTAGAAAACATCATCAAACAAGCTGAAGGTGTTAAAAAAGAGGCTGTTTTTGCAGACCGTATTGTTGGTAAACCCTATTTGTTAATTGATATTAATAGAGAGAAAATTGCACGTTATGGCATTTCGATACAAGATGTTCAAGATGTATTAAAAGTAGCAGTTGGCGGTATGGTATTAACCCAAACCGTTGAAGGTAGAGAACGTTATGGTGTACGAGTACGATACCCAAGAGAATTACGAGCAAACCCAACAGACTTACAACAAATTTATGTGCCAGTTGAAAAAGGCAGTCCTGTACCATTAAGCGAATTGGCAACGATAAGATACGAACAAGGTCCACAAGTCATTAAAAGTGAAGATACTTTTTTAGTAGGTTATGTCTTGTTTGATAAATTAGATGGCTTTGCAGAAGTAAGCGTTGTTGAAAATGCACAAGCATTGATTCAAGAAAAGATAGATTCTGGTGAATTTATAGTTCCCAAAGGAATCAACTATGCATTCACAGGAACGTATGAAAATCAGTTACGAGCAGAAAAAACCTTATCGGTTGTTGTACCGTTAGCATTGGCAATCATTTTCTTAATTCTGTATTTTCAGTTTCGTTCGGTTGGAACATCTTTAATGGTATTCACAGGGATTGCAGTAGCCTTTGCAGGTGGTTTTATAATGATATGGCTCTATGGTCAAGGTTGGTTTTTAAACTTCAATGTCGCCGGCGAAAATATGCGAGACTTATTCCAGATGCACCCTATTAATTTAAGTGTAGCAGTTTGGGTTGGGTTTATTGCTCTATTTGGTATTGCAACAGACGATGGTGTAGTGATGGCAACCTATTTAACGCAAACTTTTGATAGAAATACACCAGAGAATAAAAAGGAAATTAGAGCATCCATAGTGGAAGCAGGAGAAAAACGTATCAGACCGTGTTTAATGACTACAGCTACAACCATTTTAGCACTATTACCAGTATTAACCTCTACAGGTCGAGGAAGCGACATAATGATACCCATGGCAATTCCAAGTTTTGGTGGAATGCTTATAGCCTTAATAACATTATTTGTAGTCCCAGTTTTATATTGCTGGAAAG
- a CDS encoding HYC_CC_PP family protein: protein MKQFFHKIMSLVMTFVVLFSTMSFTLNMHYCGDTLVETAIYHKAKGCGMEMEKPSTEGCSINKKNCCDDAQLAIEGQEELQLQVDKITFEQQVFIASFVYTYSNIFKGLENNVFTYEEYKPPLVIRQLYKIDETYLI from the coding sequence ATGAAACAATTTTTCCATAAAATAATGTCTTTAGTAATGACTTTTGTAGTCTTATTCTCTACAATGTCATTTACTCTGAATATGCATTATTGCGGAGATACTTTAGTCGAAACTGCTATTTATCATAAAGCCAAAGGGTGTGGCATGGAAATGGAAAAGCCTTCAACCGAAGGATGTTCTATTAACAAGAAAAATTGTTGTGATGATGCACAATTAGCAATTGAAGGTCAAGAAGAACTACAATTGCAAGTTGACAAAATCACATTTGAGCAACAAGTATTTATAGCTTCATTTGTTTACACTTATAGTAACATTTTTAAAGGTTTAGAAAATAACGTTTTTACTTACGAAGAATATAAACCGCCACTCGTCATAAGGCAACTCTACAAGATTGACGAAACGTACTTAATTTGA
- a CDS encoding heavy metal translocating P-type ATPase — protein MKKKKINLKDLKPVSKEEHNHDNGHNHDHQESGSFKTYIPAIISFTMLIIGIGLDYFDVSFFKDWIRIAWYGIAYLPVGLPVVKEGWISIKKGDVFTEFFLMSIATIGAFVIGEYPEGVAVMLFYAVGELFQSAAVNRAKGNIKALLDVRPKEANVFREGDYKSVSPEVVNIGEKIQIRVGEKIPLDGKLLSSKASLNTAALTGESKPDSIQKEAKVYAGSINLENVIEIEVTNKFEDSSIARILDLVQNATARKSKTELFIRQFARIYTPIVVFLAIGVTFIPYFFVEDYVFRDWLYRALIFLVISCPCALVISIPLGYFGGLGAASKNGILFKGASFLDAMTKINTLVMDKTGTVTKGVFKIKEVKAFGWNEAEFMQYLMAMEELSTHPIAKAILEYKAEGEYFEAKEVSEIAGKGLKGIVNDKTVLVGNKALMTANNINVPTETESIVESIVLVAIDNQFAGYVVIADELKEDAKETITALHKVGIKNIMMLSGDKDSITQQVAKELNIKNAKGGLLPEDKLSEVEILKKNPENKVAFIGDGINDAPVLAASNVGIAMGGLGSDVAIETADVIIQTDQPSKVVRAIKISRSTRKIVWQNIILAFGVKVIVLILGAGGLATMWEAVFADVGVALLAILNAVRLQRMIWD, from the coding sequence ATGAAAAAAAAGAAAATTAATTTAAAGGATTTAAAACCCGTTTCTAAAGAAGAACATAATCACGATAATGGTCATAATCACGACCACCAAGAAAGTGGTTCATTTAAAACCTATATACCTGCAATCATAAGTTTTACAATGCTTATCATTGGTATAGGTTTAGATTATTTTGATGTTTCATTCTTTAAGGATTGGATTCGTATTGCTTGGTATGGTATTGCATATCTTCCTGTAGGGCTTCCTGTTGTAAAAGAGGGGTGGATTAGTATTAAAAAAGGTGATGTTTTTACAGAGTTTTTTTTAATGTCTATAGCAACCATTGGTGCATTTGTTATTGGTGAATATCCCGAAGGTGTTGCAGTAATGCTATTTTATGCAGTAGGCGAATTATTTCAAAGTGCTGCTGTAAATCGTGCAAAAGGAAATATAAAAGCATTATTAGATGTTAGACCTAAAGAAGCCAATGTATTTCGTGAGGGAGATTATAAAAGTGTTTCGCCTGAAGTTGTCAATATTGGAGAGAAAATTCAAATTCGTGTAGGTGAAAAAATCCCTTTAGATGGTAAGTTGTTATCCTCAAAAGCATCTTTAAATACAGCAGCTTTAACAGGCGAAAGCAAACCAGATTCCATTCAAAAAGAAGCAAAGGTTTACGCAGGTAGTATTAATTTAGAAAACGTGATTGAAATTGAGGTAACCAATAAGTTTGAAGATAGTTCAATTGCGAGAATATTAGATTTGGTTCAAAATGCTACAGCTCGTAAGTCTAAAACAGAATTATTTATTAGGCAGTTTGCTCGTATCTACACACCAATCGTTGTATTCTTGGCTATTGGCGTGACATTCATTCCTTACTTTTTTGTAGAGGATTATGTGTTTAGAGATTGGTTGTATAGAGCTTTAATTTTCTTGGTAATATCTTGCCCTTGTGCGTTGGTAATTTCCATTCCATTAGGTTATTTTGGTGGATTAGGAGCAGCTTCAAAAAACGGAATATTATTCAAAGGAGCTTCTTTTTTAGATGCAATGACTAAAATAAATACTTTGGTAATGGACAAAACAGGAACAGTTACTAAAGGTGTATTTAAAATCAAAGAGGTGAAAGCATTCGGTTGGAATGAAGCCGAATTTATGCAATACCTAATGGCGATGGAAGAGCTATCAACGCATCCAATTGCCAAAGCTATTTTAGAGTACAAAGCTGAAGGTGAATATTTTGAAGCAAAAGAAGTTTCTGAAATTGCAGGTAAAGGTTTAAAAGGCATTGTTAATGATAAAACAGTTTTAGTAGGTAATAAAGCCTTAATGACTGCGAATAATATTAATGTTCCAACGGAAACGGAATCTATTGTAGAATCGATAGTATTAGTTGCAATCGATAATCAATTTGCAGGTTATGTAGTCATAGCAGATGAATTAAAGGAAGATGCAAAAGAAACTATTACAGCATTACACAAAGTAGGTATCAAAAATATTATGATGCTTTCTGGTGATAAAGATTCCATTACCCAACAAGTTGCAAAAGAATTAAATATTAAAAATGCTAAAGGTGGCTTATTACCAGAAGATAAATTAAGCGAAGTTGAAATTTTAAAGAAAAATCCTGAAAATAAAGTAGCTTTTATAGGTGATGGTATTAATGACGCACCAGTTTTAGCAGCAAGTAACGTTGGTATTGCAATGGGTGGTTTAGGTAGTGATGTAGCTATTGAAACAGCAGATGTCATTATTCAAACAGACCAACCTTCAAAAGTAGTGAGAGCTATTAAGATTAGTCGTTCTACACGAAAAATCGTTTGGCAGAATATCATTTTAGCATTTGGTGTTAAAGTTATTGTCTTGATTTTAGGAGCAGGTGGTTTAGCCACAATGTGGGAAGCTGTTTTTGCAGATGTAGGGGTCGCATTATTAGCAATTTTAAATGCAGTCAGATTACAACGAATGATATGGGATTAA
- a CDS encoding methyltransferase family protein: MILFAYFILYFLLVFVVRSLLLWQRTGVNPLTFNKKDDAHGYNGKIYTFISFLELMVVGVYAFKIEWYKYLLSFWYLENEVLFKIGWVFLILSLIVVWFSQTQMANSWRIGIDEKNKTELVTSGMFSISRNPIFLGIMIANIGLFLVIPDAFTLLIISLSVISINTQIRLEEDFLKQEFGNEYLKYRKKVRRWL, from the coding sequence ATGATATTGTTTGCTTACTTTATACTTTATTTTTTACTCGTCTTTGTAGTTAGGTCTTTATTGTTATGGCAGAGAACAGGTGTTAACCCTTTAACATTTAACAAAAAGGATGATGCTCACGGATATAATGGTAAAATATATACCTTCATATCATTTTTAGAACTGATGGTGGTAGGTGTTTATGCTTTTAAAATTGAGTGGTATAAATACTTACTTTCCTTTTGGTACTTGGAAAATGAAGTTTTATTTAAAATAGGTTGGGTCTTTTTAATACTCTCTTTAATTGTAGTTTGGTTTTCACAGACACAAATGGCAAACTCTTGGCGAATTGGAATAGATGAAAAAAATAAAACCGAACTAGTAACTAGTGGTATGTTTTCAATATCACGAAATCCAATTTTTCTTGGAATTATGATAGCAAATATTGGATTGTTTTTGGTAATTCCAGATGCTTTTACACTATTAATAATCTCACTTTCTGTAATAAGTATAAATACACAAATTAGACTGGAAGAAGACTTTTTGAAACAAGAATTTGGAAATGAATATTTGAAATATAGGAAAAAAGTAAGAAGGTGGTTGTAA
- a CDS encoding DUF3703 domain-containing protein, whose translation MKFNTKIPKHLKQAYNKELKQYKLCLENKQFGNAWFHLERSHVIGQSYPIEHTYSHWLMLKFGFRQKDTKEILGQIIRLIVGGWKSFINHVPLGNTGGANVPPLKRMPIPSDIEKLFKIS comes from the coding sequence ATGAAGTTTAATACTAAAATACCTAAACACCTTAAACAGGCCTATAACAAAGAATTAAAACAATACAAACTCTGTTTAGAAAATAAGCAGTTTGGTAATGCTTGGTTTCATTTAGAACGTAGTCATGTAATAGGTCAATCTTATCCTATAGAACATACCTATTCACATTGGCTAATGCTAAAGTTTGGCTTTAGACAAAAAGATACTAAAGAAATATTAGGTCAAATTATTAGGCTTATTGTTGGTGGTTGGAAATCATTTATTAATCACGTTCCACTTGGTAATACAGGTGGTGCAAACGTACCACCATTAAAGCGAATGCCTATTCCAAGTGATATTGAAAAATTATTTAAAATATCTTAA
- a CDS encoding Fur family transcriptional regulator produces the protein MNTIEQLLESKQIRITAMRLLIYKFLAENNVAVTLSDIENAFEKADRTTLYRTIKTFEEKDIVHQIDDGTGITKYALCEQGCNCDIKTDLHLHFHCNNCNETICLTDHKIPQIKVPDGFVSENVNFVVKGICDKCSR, from the coding sequence ATGAACACTATAGAACAATTATTAGAGTCAAAACAAATACGTATTACAGCAATGCGTTTATTAATTTATAAGTTTCTTGCTGAAAATAATGTAGCAGTAACCTTAAGTGATATAGAAAATGCTTTTGAAAAAGCAGATAGAACTACCTTGTACAGAACTATTAAAACTTTTGAAGAAAAAGATATAGTACATCAAATAGACGATGGAACTGGAATTACCAAATATGCATTATGTGAACAAGGATGTAATTGTGATATAAAAACCGATTTACACCTACACTTCCATTGTAACAATTGCAATGAAACTATTTGCCTAACAGATCATAAAATACCACAAATTAAAGTGCCTGATGGCTTTGTTTCAGAAAATGTAAATTTTGTGGTAAAAGGTATTTGTGATAAATGTAGTAGATAA
- a CDS encoding TonB-dependent receptor, which yields MLLFCLSIKAQTNDIQIKIVTEENEPLMGATVYFETLEKGAVTNFDGIAEFTKIPDGQHQIIISFLGFETFETSIQIPSNTALIFKLKEGASQLETIVVQSTRSTRTVKKIPTRIEFIGVEELGEKAIMNPTNISMVLRESTGIQMQQTSLSSGNTNIRIQGLDGRYTQLLRDGIPLYGGFSSGLSILQIPPLDLQQFEIIKGSSSTLYGGGAIAGLINMVSKTPEFEPALDIMLTQTQALGSTANVFYSKRNEKFGVSLYGSAHYQKAYDPEGDGFSNLPKTTSISFNPKLFYYPSENTTVWFGLNGTYDDRIGGDINKIENGEEGIHQYTEENNSKRLSSQLVYQTQLDAVSSLEFKNSVSFFDRNLTVPDFNFDGKQTNTFTEITYNTTSEKTDWIIGANLYTSNFDENDNLPLQRDQKDVTFGAFANNIYDLSDNWILETGLRADYNTDFGFFPLPRISLLYKNDNGFSSRIGGGLGYKIPDIFTEEAEYINFENVLGIDKSTTNAERSYGVNFDFNYQTRLSDEIGFSINQLFYVTAIKDGLLLNSTDNGLFQFENATDEILSKGAETNIKFTYKDFRWFLNYALIDTKLNYLPGNPQKPLTAKHNAGSVLMYESEKWRIGYETFYTGKQFLSNGTETTDFVTMGLLVMRNFKLGSVFVNFENFTDRRQSRFSPLVLPPHENPVFPEIYAPTDGFIFSVGLIIKPFGNKEQD from the coding sequence ATGCTATTATTTTGCCTTTCAATTAAGGCACAAACAAACGATATACAAATTAAAATTGTCACTGAAGAAAACGAGCCCTTAATGGGTGCTACAGTTTACTTTGAAACATTAGAAAAAGGAGCAGTAACCAATTTTGATGGTATTGCAGAGTTTACAAAAATCCCAGATGGTCAGCACCAAATAATCATTTCATTTTTAGGTTTTGAAACATTTGAGACTTCAATTCAAATTCCAAGTAACACAGCATTAATTTTTAAATTAAAAGAAGGAGCCAGTCAATTAGAAACCATTGTAGTGCAATCCACTAGAAGTACAAGAACAGTAAAAAAAATACCAACACGTATCGAATTTATAGGAGTTGAAGAATTAGGAGAAAAAGCAATAATGAACCCTACTAATATTTCTATGGTGCTTCGTGAAAGTACAGGAATACAAATGCAACAAACTTCATTAAGTAGTGGTAACACCAATATTCGTATTCAAGGATTAGATGGAAGGTACACACAACTTTTAAGAGATGGTATTCCATTGTATGGTGGTTTCTCAAGTGGGTTAAGTATTTTACAAATACCACCTTTAGACCTACAACAATTTGAAATTATTAAAGGAAGTTCATCAACTCTTTATGGTGGAGGTGCTATTGCAGGTTTAATAAATATGGTATCCAAAACGCCAGAATTTGAACCTGCTTTAGACATAATGCTAACACAAACACAAGCATTAGGAAGTACAGCCAATGTATTTTATAGCAAACGGAATGAAAAATTCGGTGTATCACTATATGGCTCTGCTCATTATCAAAAAGCATACGACCCTGAAGGTGATGGCTTTAGTAATTTGCCAAAGACAACTTCAATTTCTTTTAACCCTAAACTGTTTTATTATCCATCAGAGAATACAACAGTTTGGTTTGGTTTAAATGGTACGTATGATGATAGAATTGGTGGTGATATTAATAAAATTGAAAATGGTGAAGAGGGTATTCATCAATACACAGAAGAAAACAATTCAAAACGATTAAGCAGTCAATTGGTATATCAAACGCAATTAGATGCTGTTAGTTCATTAGAGTTTAAAAATAGTGTCTCTTTTTTTGATAGGAATTTAACAGTTCCCGATTTTAATTTTGATGGAAAACAAACAAATACGTTTACTGAAATTACATATAATACAACATCAGAAAAAACGGATTGGATAATTGGCGCTAATCTATATACCTCAAATTTTGATGAAAATGATAACTTACCATTACAAAGAGACCAAAAAGATGTAACCTTTGGTGCATTTGCCAATAATATCTATGACTTATCAGATAATTGGATATTGGAAACAGGATTAAGAGCAGATTACAATACTGATTTCGGTTTCTTTCCACTTCCTAGAATTTCATTACTCTACAAAAATGATAATGGTTTTTCAAGTAGAATTGGTGGAGGTTTAGGGTATAAGATTCCAGATATTTTTACAGAAGAAGCAGAATATATCAACTTTGAAAATGTACTAGGTATAGATAAGTCTACCACCAATGCAGAACGTTCTTATGGCGTTAATTTTGATTTCAATTATCAAACGCGACTATCTGATGAGATTGGTTTTTCTATAAATCAATTATTTTACGTGACTGCTATTAAAGATGGATTGCTTTTAAATTCAACAGATAACGGTTTATTTCAGTTCGAAAATGCAACAGATGAAATCTTGAGTAAAGGAGCAGAAACAAATATTAAATTTACCTACAAAGATTTTAGATGGTTTTTAAACTATGCACTTATTGATACCAAACTAAATTATTTACCTGGTAATCCACAGAAACCATTAACTGCAAAACATAATGCAGGTAGTGTTTTGATGTACGAATCTGAAAAATGGCGAATTGGATATGAAACCTTTTATACTGGCAAACAGTTTTTATCTAATGGTACAGAAACCACAGACTTTGTAACTATGGGTTTATTGGTAATGCGTAACTTTAAATTAGGAAGTGTATTTGTAAATTTTGAAAATTTTACAGATAGAAGACAAAGCAGGTTTTCACCTTTGGTTTTACCACCACACGAAAATCCTGTTTTCCCAGAAATATATGCGCCAACAGATGGTTTTATATTTAGTGTAGGCCTTATTATTAAACCATTTGGTAACAAAGAACAAGATTAA
- a CDS encoding DUF6660 family protein produces the protein MKNVTIILSLLILLLSAKPCSDGQNLEDQHQDEISMNHNHQEDSDDTCPSICICNCCGMSITYEPLATFELLTFNKISTKLISTYRSIYRFDFQSNIWQPPKVIS, from the coding sequence GTGAAAAATGTAACAATTATATTATCATTATTAATACTATTGCTTTCGGCAAAGCCTTGTTCTGATGGTCAAAATTTAGAAGACCAGCATCAAGATGAAATAAGTATGAACCACAATCACCAAGAAGATAGTGATGACACCTGTCCAAGTATATGTATTTGTAATTGTTGTGGTATGTCAATAACTTATGAGCCTTTAGCAACATTTGAGTTATTAACTTTCAATAAAATTTCTACAAAATTAATATCTACTTATCGGTCGATTTATAGATTTGATTTCCAATCTAATATTTGGCAACCGCCAAAAGTAATAAGCTAA
- a CDS encoding DUF6371 domain-containing protein produces the protein MSKNYKYSLDPSSKKFLCPNCNKKTFVKFIDNETMQYLNHIDGRCDRESKCGYFKNPSKNCIVNNASINHVATQPTFHKTTVLQQFSSINQQDNNSRQQINIVNNGINNIKQQNNFITYLLKHYDPTKVLQAINKFQLGTTNYWNGATVFWQIDSQNVIHGGKIMLYDRNTGKRVKKPYNRISWIHKQMKLKDFVLQQCLFGLQNINNIEKGNTICLVESEKTAVIMSIVEPKVLWLATGSKSNFQKELLNPLKEYNVIAYPDKTEFDKWNKVSKQLNLEGFHIQCSTILETSNIEDGGDLVDLINSEQY, from the coding sequence ATGAGTAAAAATTACAAATACAGCTTGGATCCATCAAGTAAGAAGTTTTTATGCCCTAATTGCAATAAAAAAACATTTGTCAAATTTATTGACAATGAAACTATGCAATACTTAAATCATATAGATGGTAGATGTGATAGGGAAAGCAAATGTGGTTACTTCAAAAATCCTTCAAAAAATTGTATCGTTAATAATGCAAGTATTAATCATGTTGCAACGCAGCCAACGTTTCACAAAACAACAGTTTTACAACAGTTTTCTAGTATAAATCAACAAGATAACAACAGTAGGCAACAGATTAATATCGTAAATAACGGCATCAACAACATAAAGCAACAAAATAATTTTATTACTTATTTACTTAAACATTATGATCCAACAAAAGTATTACAAGCAATTAATAAATTTCAATTAGGCACCACAAATTACTGGAATGGTGCAACAGTATTCTGGCAAATTGATTCCCAAAACGTAATCCATGGTGGTAAAATTATGTTATATGACAGAAATACAGGCAAAAGAGTTAAGAAACCTTATAATAGGATTAGTTGGATTCATAAACAAATGAAATTAAAAGACTTCGTATTACAACAATGCCTATTTGGATTACAAAACATAAACAACATCGAAAAAGGTAATACAATTTGTTTAGTAGAATCAGAAAAGACTGCTGTAATAATGAGTATTGTAGAGCCAAAAGTCCTTTGGTTAGCAACAGGCAGTAAGTCTAATTTCCAAAAAGAATTACTAAACCCCTTAAAAGAATATAATGTTATAGCATATCCAGACAAAACTGAATTTGATAAATGGAATAAAGTTTCAAAACAATTAAATTTAGAAGGTTTTCACATTCAATGTAGTACTATTCTAGAGACCTCAAATATTGAAGATGGTGGAGATTTGGTTGATTTAATTAATTCGGAACAGTATTAG